ACGGCGTGTCCGGCCAGGAGGGTGACCTCCCGGATCCGCGCTGGGCCGGTTTGGCCGAGAAGTTCGGCGACCTGGGCTCCGGCGACGGGGACGCCAAGTGAGCCGGAAGCGGCGCCTGAGCGGTGAGGCGGCGCGCCAGGCGGCGTTCACCGCGGTCGATCACGCACCGCTGCTCGAGCGGCTGGGCGTCGGGCTCGACGACGACCGGCTGTGCCTGGCGCTGACGCACCGCAGCTTCGCCAACGAAAACGGCAACCTGACCAACAACGAGCGCCTGGAGTTCCTGGGCGACGCCGTGCTGGGCATGTGCGTCGCCGAGGAGCTGTACCGGCGTTTCCCCGATCGCGCGGAGCAGGACATCTCCAAGATGCGCGCGGGCGTGGTCAACATGTACGCCCTCGCCGACCTGGCTCGCCGCATCGAGTTGGGCCCGCACATCCTGCTGGGCCGCGGCGAGAAGTCGACGGGCGGCGCCGACAAGCATTCGATCCTGGCGGACACCGTGGAGGCGCTGCTCGGTGCGATCTACCTCCAGCACGGCTTCGCCACGTCGCGGGACACCATCCTGCGGCTGTTCGACGCGATGATCGACGAGGCCCCGACCCAGTCGCGCGGCCGCGACTGGAAGACGCTGCTGCAGGAGCGCCTGGCGGCGAAGAAGCTCCCGGCCGCCGAATACGTCGTCAGCTCCGAGGGCCCGGACCACGCCCGCACGTACTCCGTCGAACTGCTCGTCGACGGCGTCGTCCGCGGCACCGGCACCGGCGCGACGAAGAAGGAAGCCGAGATGCTCGCGGCCCACCGGGCCCACACGGCGCTGGGGTAGGGGCGGATGCCTGAACTGCCCGAAGTCGAGACGATCCGCATCGGGCTCGATCCCCACGTCCGCGGGCGCCGCATCACCGGCGCGCGCGTGCTCCGCGACCGTGCGGTGCGCCGTCAGCCGGGCGGTGCCGCGGAGTTCGGCGAACGCCTGGTCGGCCGCACCATCACGGGCACCGGCCGGAGGGGCAAGTTCCTGTGGCTGACGCTCGACGACGCCTCCGCGCTGCTCATCCACCTGGGCATGAGCGGCCAGCTGATCGTGCCCGGCCCGGACACGCCGCCCTCGCCGCACGTGCGCGCCACGCTCGAACTCGACGGCCTGACGCTGCAGTTCCGCGACCAGCGGACGTTCGGGTGGGTGTGGGCCTGCGACGCCGGCGCCGACGGCGTGCCGGAGCCGGCCGCGCACATCGCCCGCGACCTGATGGATCCGCGGGTGGACCCCGTCGCGCTCGCCCACGTGATCCGCCGCCGCACCAGCGGCATCAAGCGCGTGTTGCTCAACCAGGAGGTCGTTTCGGGCATCG
This genomic stretch from Corynebacterium hansenii harbors:
- the rnc gene encoding ribonuclease III — encoded protein: MSRKRRLSGEAARQAAFTAVDHAPLLERLGVGLDDDRLCLALTHRSFANENGNLTNNERLEFLGDAVLGMCVAEELYRRFPDRAEQDISKMRAGVVNMYALADLARRIELGPHILLGRGEKSTGGADKHSILADTVEALLGAIYLQHGFATSRDTILRLFDAMIDEAPTQSRGRDWKTLLQERLAAKKLPAAEYVVSSEGPDHARTYSVELLVDGVVRGTGTGATKKEAEMLAAHRAHTALG
- the mutM gene encoding bifunctional DNA-formamidopyrimidine glycosylase/DNA-(apurinic or apyrimidinic site) lyase → MPELPEVETIRIGLDPHVRGRRITGARVLRDRAVRRQPGGAAEFGERLVGRTITGTGRRGKFLWLTLDDASALLIHLGMSGQLIVPGPDTPPSPHVRATLELDGLTLQFRDQRTFGWVWACDAGADGVPEPAAHIARDLMDPRVDPVALAHVIRRRTSGIKRVLLNQEVVSGIGNIYADEMLWAARVHGETPADELSVRTLAKLLRAGREVMGRAVKVGGTSFDSLYVNVNGESGYFSRDLEAYGREGEPCSRCGRPIVRSTFMNRSSYHCPRCQRLPREAA